Proteins from a single region of Oreochromis niloticus isolate F11D_XX linkage group LG7, O_niloticus_UMD_NMBU, whole genome shotgun sequence:
- the c7b gene encoding complement component C7: MSKNHQCSTLLQPSPAGYMSLSAIVLVQRRRLNSEEHIMKLNLAAALALSLAFISPVCSQQAVNCRWGPYGDWSECDGCTSTKVRTRHVEVYAQFGGVPCSGDATETQTCVPQKRCPLEAGCGDRFRCTSGQCISQSLVCNGDQDCEDGLDERNCGEDNRLAACDLDKTPPNSDFTGRGYDILTGKLRADVINTRSFGGQCRKVFSGDHKVLYRLPHNILRYNFEVTVDNDESDESYESSWSYVQHIQGNAFLVHDRRTFHKEVTNKKAYRLIILKNKVELAQFQNSAPQYLTLSEGFWKALSSLPLTYDYSAYRQVLQKYGTHYLSEGSLGGEYQALLELDRQALASTSTTDIDYQRCWRKVKRRFFRKKVKTVCEKLTKSLSSSHGSSVNKMPIKVNVFGGDIGLIGALSVLDLENPEANGQVYDNWASSVKDFPEVINQKLRPLYELVKEVQCAGLKKLHLKRAIEEYLAEEHPCHCRPCQNNGQPLLTGSECRCVCRPGTSGRACENGAVIGEQPGVIHGSWSCWSSWGACSGGQRSRTRSCNNPAPSRGGQHCTGLQVEQKPCEDPDIQYLQMMEPQCFSLSVTPPKTCGPPPNLRNGFVQNPRDFYLVGNTVEYSCVDWYYLSGNAVETCAENQKWTTGPRVCKSSTCGIPSLNSLVVATPTKQAYEIGDSVSLSCPEGSVMDREVSEIICTPSLQWSPSPADAHCTAAPTAPSPPSGLTCKLWETLGKNECVCKMPNQCTTSLQLCATLRGNRNMVLDVCKLGALQCMGQNFVLTSDSNCRWPEKRFTSCEDCQPGTICHESERKCVCKNATECPKDSAPLCVSSGDGRVNVTMTECEAGSRRCAGEQVTVIRIDPCQ, encoded by the exons ATGAGTAAAAACCACCAATGCTCAACCCTCCTCCAACCCTCCCCAGCTGGTTATATGAGCCTGAGTGCTATTGTGCTAGTCCAGAGGAGACGGCTGAACTCTGAGGAGCACATCATGAAG CTAAATTTGGCTGCTGCTTTGGCATTGTCACTTGCCTTCATCTCTCCTGTTTG TTCTCAGCAGGCTGTAAACTGCAGATGGGGGCCTTATGGAGACTGGTCTGAGTGTGATGGCTGCACAAGTACAAAG GTACGAACTCGACACGTGGAAGTGTACGCCCAGTTTGGCGGTGTGCCGTGCTCAGGAGACgccactgaaacacaaacatgtgtcCCACAGAAAAGATGTCCACTGGAAGCAGGCTGTGGAGACAGGTTTCGCTGCACCTCTG GTCAGTGTATCAGCCAGTCTCTGGTGTGTAATGGAGACCAGGACTGTGAGGACGGTCTGGACGAGCGAAACTGCGGCGAAGACAACAGACTGGCCGCGTGTGACCTTGACAAAACACCTCCAAACTCTGACTTCACAGGTCGAGG GTACGATATCCTAACAGGGAAACTGAGAGCAGATGTGATCAACACTCGGAGCTTTGGAGGGCAGTGTAGGAAGGTGTTCAGTGGTGACCATAAAGTCTTGTACAGACTGCCACATAACATCCTCAGATATAACTTTGAG GTGACAGTAGACAATGATGAGAGCGACGAATCCTACGAGAGCTCTTGGTCCTACGTTCAGCACATCCAGGGCAATGCCTTTCTGGTGCACGACCGGCGCACGTTTCACAAGGAGGTTACTAACAAGAAG GCCTACCGACTTATAATCCTGAAGAATAAAGTGGAGCTGGCCCAGTTTCAAAACTCTGCCCCCCAGTATCTGACTCTGTCCGAAGGCTTCTGGAAAGCCTTGTCCTCGCTGCCCCTCACGTATGACTACTCGGCCTACCGTCAGGTGCTCCAGAAGTACGGCACGCACTACCTTTCCGAGGGCTCACTTGGAGGCGAATACCAAGCCTTGCTGGAGTTAGACCGTCAGGCACTCGCATCTACCA GTACGACAGATATAGATTACCAGAGGTGTTGGAGGAAAGTTAAGCGCCGTTTCTTCAGGAAAAAAGTCAAAACAGTCTGTGAAAAACTGACAAAATCTTTATCAAGCAGCCACG GAAGCAGTGTTAACAAGATGCCCATTAAGGTCAATGTGTTTGGAGGAGATATAGGACTCATTGGTGCTCTGAGCGTTCTGGATCTGGAAAACCCAGAAGCTAATGGACAAGTTTACGATAACTGGGCTTCATCTGTCAAAGACTTCCCTGAAGTCATAAACCAGAAG CTGCGCCCTCTGTATGAGCTGGTTAAGGAAGTGCAGTGTGCAGGACTGAAGAAGCTCCACCTGAAAAGGGCCATAGAGGAGTACCTGGCAGAGGAGCATCCCTGTCACTGCCGGCCGTGTCAGAACAACGGCCAGCCGCTGCTGACGGGCTCCGAATGTCGCTGTGTCTGCCGCCCGGGAACCTCAGGACGAGCGTGCGAGAACGGGGCTGTGATTGGAGAACAACCAG GGGTGATCCATGGCAGCTGGAGCTGTTGGTCTTCCTGGGGAGCGTGTtctggaggtcaaaggtcaagaaCCCGAAGCTGCAATAACCCCGCCCCCAGCAGAGGTGGACAACATTGCACTGGACTGCAGGTGGAACAGAAGCCCTGTGAAGACCCAGACATCCAATATTTACA GATGATGGAGCCCCAGTGCTTCAGTCTTTCTGTAACTCCACCAAAAACCTGTGGGCCTCCTCCAAACCTCAGGAATGGATTTGTTCAG aatCCCAGAGATTTTTACCTGGTTGGAAACACGGTGGAGTACTCCTGTGTGGACTGGTATTACCTCAGTGGAAATGCAGTTGAAACATGTGCCGAAAACCAGAAGTGGACTACAGGACCGAGGGTTTGTAAAA GTTCCACATGTGGGATTCCCTCCCTCAACAGTTTAGTTGTAGCCACACCAACCAAACAAGCCTATGAGATTGGAGACAGTGTGTCCCTGTCCTGCCCCGAGGGCTCGGTGATGGACAGAGAGGTGTCGGAGATCATCTGCACTCCCAGTCTGCAGTGGTCTCCTTCTCCTGCCGATGCTCATTGTACAGCAG CCCCCACAGCTCCCTCTCCTCCTTCTGGCCTAACATGTAAACTATGGGAGACTCTGGGAAAGAACGAGTGTGTCTGTAAAATGCCGAATCAGTGCAC GACTTCTCTGCAGCTGTGTGCCACACTTCGTGGAAACCGTAATATGGTGCTAGATGTCTGTAAGCTCGGAGCTCTGCAGTGTATGGGCCAGAACTTTGTGTTGACTAGTGACAGCAACTGCCGGTGGCCAGAGAAGAGGTTTACATCCTGCGAGGACTGCCAGCCGGGAACAATCTGTCATG AATCAGAGAGAAAATGCGTGTGCAAGAACGCAACAGAATGCCCCAAAGACTCTGCTCCACTCTGCGTCAGCTCCGGTGACGGCAGAGTTAACGTGACTATGACTGAATGTGAGGCGGGGTCCAGGCGATGTGCTGGAGAGCAGGTCACCGTGATCAGGATTGATCCCTGCCAATAA